A genomic window from Punica granatum isolate Tunisia-2019 chromosome 2, ASM765513v2, whole genome shotgun sequence includes:
- the LOC116195666 gene encoding eukaryotic translation initiation factor 4B3 — MAAIVSPWAKPGAWALDSEENEADLLQEQEQEQQKQKSAPADAAEFPSLSAAAAAKPKKKKGQTVSLAEFTTGSVPSKPARLTHEDFLVLPTGPRERSAEELDRNRLGGGFRSYGRYGDDSSNSRRGGFDESRREPLPPSRADEIDDWGAAKKPMSNGFERRERNGGFFGSQSKADESDNWGSNKSSEPRRFGNGGGSDFGRERRGFSRGYEGLSDGSSGADPDRWGKKREDEGLSNGLRADSDRWGKRREDEGVLGNSLARPKLVLQPRTLPVSEASGGSVPVKPKGANPFGEARPREEVLKEKGQDWKEIDEKLESVRIKEAERGEKGEGSFGRRSFGSGTSRASSQDDKTERIWRKNDSDAVEATTDSPSGEEDENGSASEEATPVEA, encoded by the exons ATGGCGGCGATTGTGTCCCCGTGGGCCAAGCCCGGCGCGTGGGCCCTCGACTCGGAGGAGAACGAGGCCGACCTCCTCCAGGAGCAGGAGCAGGAGCAGCAGAAGCAGAAATCAGCCCCCGCCGACGCCGCGGAATTCCCCTCGCTGTCGGCGGCCGCCGCCGCCAAgcccaagaagaagaagggccAGACCGTCTCCCTTGCAGAGTTCACCACCGGCTCGGTTCCGTCGAAGCCGGCTCGCCTCACCCACGAGGATTTCCTTGTCCTTCCCACTGGTCCCCGCGAGCGGTCTGCCGAGGAGCTCGACCGGAACCGCCTCGGTGGCGGGTTCCGGTCCTACGGCCGTTACGGGGATGATTCCTCGAATTCCCGCAGGGGAGGGTTCGACGAATCCAGGAGGGAGCCCTTGCCGCCCTCTCGGGCTGATGAGATCGATGACTGGGGGGCGGCGAAGAAGCCTATGAGTAACGGTTtcgagaggagagagaggaacGGAGGGTTCTTCGGCTCACAGTCCAAGGCTGATGAATCGGATAATTGGGGATCGAATAAGAGCAGCGAGCCGAGGAGATTTGGTAATGGCGGCGGGAGCGATTTTGGGAGGGAGAGGAGGGGATTCAGCAGGGGTTATGAGGGTTTAAGCGATGGTTCTTCTGGGGCTGATCCGGATCGATGGGGGAAGAAGAGGGAGGACGAGGGATTGAGTAACGGTCTGAGGGCAGATTCGGATAGGTGGGGCAAGAGGAGGGAGGACGAGGGCGTGTTGGGGAATTCATTGGCGCGGCCAAAGCTGGTTTTGCAGCCGAGGACACTGCCTGTTAGTGAAGCCTCGGGTGGCTCGGTTCCTGTGAAGCCGAAGGGGGCAAACCCGTTTGGAGAGGCAAGGCCGAGAGAGGAGGtcttgaaggagaaagggCAGGACTGGAAGGAGATTGATGAGAAGTTGGAGAGTGTGAGgataaaggaggctgagagaggagagaagggTGAGGGATCTTTCGGGAGGAGGAGCTTTGGGAGCGGGACCTCAAGGGCGAGCTCGCAGGATGATAAGACCGAGAGGATTTGGAGGAAGAACGATTCTGATGCTGTTGAGGCTACTACTGATTCCCCAAG CGGTGAGGAAGATGAGAATGGCAGTGCCAGTGAAGAAGCCACTCCAGTGGAAGCATAG
- the LOC116197605 gene encoding probable magnesium transporter NIPA6 translates to MVMSDNSKGLILAVASSAFIGSSFILKKKGLKRAAAAGTSAGVGGYTYLLEPLWWVGMVTMIVGEVANFVAYVYAPAVLVTPLGALSIIISAFLAHFLLKERLQRMGILGCVACIVGSVVIVIHAPQEQTPNSVEEIWTLATQPAFLIYVAATISIVLALILHFEPRYGQTNILVYIGICSLVGSLTVVSIKAIGIAIKLTLEGTSQIAYPQTWFFVTVAAICVVTQLNYLNKALDTFNAAIVSPVYYVMFTTLTIVASAIMFKDWSGQDASSIASELCGFITVLSGTIILHSTREQEPAHPIGTVTWYGSAESIKPYEDEPLINLHDSDYFEHQDSASNRDQNAPPRNCTVISI, encoded by the exons ATGGTGATGTCCGACAATTCCAAGGGTCTGATACTGGCGGTGGCGTCCAGCGCTTTCATCGGGTCGAGCTTCATCCTCAAGAAGAAAGGCCTCAAGCGCGCCGCCGCTGCCGGCACCAGCGCAG GCGTTGGAGGTTATACATACTTACTCGAGCCGCTTTGGTGGGTTGGCATGGTCACAA TGATTGTTGGGGAGGTTGCAAATTTTGTGGCTTATGTGTATGCTCCGGCTGTGTTGGTGACGCCCCTCGGTGCATTGAGTATAATAATTAG TGCTTTTTTGGCGCATTTCTTGTTGAAGGAAAGGCTGCAAAGGATGGGTATTTTGGGATGTGTGGCCTGCATTGTCGGATCCGTTGTAATTGTGATCCATGCACCTCAAGAGCAGACCCCTAATTCTGTAGAAGAAATCTGGACTCTTGCAACTCAACCAG CCTTTCTTATTTATGTTGCTGCCACAATATCCATAGTGTTAGCCTTGATTTTGCACTTTGAGCCACGGTATGGGCAGACGAATATCCTGGTCTACATAGGGATATGCTCATTAGTTGGTTCACTCACG GTCGTGAGCATAAAAGCCATTGGCATCGCAATTAAGCTTACACTTGAGGGAACCAGCCAAATTGCCTATCCTCAGACTTGGTTCTTTGTTACTGTTGCTGCAATCTGTGTTGTCACCCAGCTAAATTACCTTAACAAG GCCTTAGATACATTCAATGCCGCAATCGTCTCTCCAGTATATTATGTGATGTTCACTACTCTTACCATTGTTGCAAGTGCAATAATGTTCAAG GACTGGTCAGGGCAGGATGCTAGCAGTATAGCGTCTGAGCTATGTGGATTTATCACTGTGCTTTCGGGTACTATAATACTTCATTCAACTAGAGAACAGGAACCAGCTCATCCCATAG GAACAGTGACTTGGTATGGTAGTGCAGAATCTATAAAACCCTATGAAGACGAGCCCCTTATCAATTTACATGATTCAGATTATTTTGAGCACCAAGATTCAGCCTCTAACAGGGATCAAAATGCTCCTCCCCGGAACTGCACTGTAATTAGCATTTGA